A stretch of DNA from Methanoplanus endosymbiosus:
TGGTCAGGACGGGCATAATTGATGTTTTTTGCCTTATCTCGCTGATTTTATCCCATTCTGGCGATATTACGCTCTGGTTTATGTTTCCGGAATATCTTTTTAATCCGCAGATTCTGTAAATTTATAGATGTTTAACTCCTGATAGCATTTTTCACAGAGTGTCTTCTTCTTCCGGTCAAGTTCGTCAAGTGTCTGCGGGCAGTACATGATGCATTCCGGATTATCACAGTGGTCAAGGCCCATACAGTGGCATAATTCATGTGTACCCTCCTTAACAAGCCTGTCAATCATATCGTCCACATTATCCTGCCGCCCGTACCAGCTGTTCTTCAGCCTGGCATTTGAGACAATTGATACGTTTATGCCTGGCCTTGCAAGCCCGAATACAAAATCCCTTCCCTGTATATAGAGGTCTTTTCCTGTCACTATCAGTATGGAGTTGCCGCACCCCATCCTGCGTGTATAAAAGTCCTGCATGTCACCAAGAATTCTGCTTGCATCGTTCTGGTTCTTTGTCCGGTCATATCCTCTGAGCATAACAGTGTTTCCCTGTGACTTAACAGGCATATCAAGTATAACTGATATCATCTTCTCAGCAGACTTTCTTATGTCTCTGTCCACGTCATTATCCCAAAAGATAAGAATTCCCATATTCAGATTATTATGTACGTTATGGTTTGCTATAAGGATATTGAAGCAGGAATCGCAGATTATCTGTCAGATAATTACAGCTCTGCCATTGAAATCGGCATAGGCAGAAATCCGGATGTGGCAGCGGCACTTAAAGAGAGGGGTGTTGATGTTTCAGCGGTTGACATCCGGAAATACTCTGATGATTATGGCATTGAGTTTAACTGTGATGATGTATATTCGCCAGATCTTACCCTTTACGCAGACAAGGAGGTGATATACTCTGTGCGCCCCGGAATTGAGATGATTCCTTCAATGATCTCAATTGCTGATAAGGTGGGTTCTGATCTGATTGTCTATCATCTTGGATGTGAGATCTATATGGACGGCGGAGAAATCATCGACTGCGGTGTAATTCTGCGTAAATACTGCTGAAAAAAGGTTTTTTAAAATCCGTCAAAAAGTGTGGCCTGTGTGACTCTCTTTTTATCCAGGCTGCCGTTTTCGCAGTCAGGCTCTTTTTTGGTGGTTTCATCGTCATTTATTCCTTTACTGCATGCTTTATTCTCATCTGAGGAATTATTCTGAAATGCAGCTTTGAGGGTGACCTGATCTTTTCCTTCCGGAATTTCCGGCTGCTTCTTTGTACTTTCCCTCTTTGGAGCCTCTCTCTTCTTAGATGCTTTTTCAGCTTTCTCCCTCTCTTTCTCCTCTTTTTTTATCTGTTTTATTATATCTGCGGACTTTGTTCTGTCATGGAGGAAGAAGTCGAGTTCGTCCCTGTCAAAGCCTGTCTCCCTTGCAAATCCAACCGGGTTTTTTTCAATAAGAACTGATATCAGGTTTACATAATCATCGCGCAGTGTGTCCGAGGGCATGTGATATCTCTCTGAGAGGCTGTTGAATACAGAATTTCTGATACCTTTCTGTTTTCTTGCGCCTGCCATCTTTCTCCATCTTGAAGGCGGCATTATTCTTGCTGATATTCCCTCTCCCTCTGCGGCATATGCTGTGCCTATAAGCATCAGTGCAGAGGCATATCTCCAGAGTGTGTAGTACTGCCTGCTGAATGTTCTGCCTATGTAAATGTCTGATTCGGAGAGGTAATGATATGCTTCTGCTCTTTTCTTCTCATTTTTGATGTATGAAGCGCCCTCCTCAATCCATTGTGACATAACATCAGGTGTCTCTGAAATTTCGGCTGAAAGCTGCAAAAGTCTCCTGTCTTCCCTTGATTTCAGCACTGATCCCACAAGATCAAATATTGAAGCCCGCTCGTCCTTTGAGGCAGTGCTTACTGCTTCGTCTGTTAAGGACTCTTCTCCAACACCTGCCGCGTACAGTTTATTCAGTGCTGATCTCATATCCCCGGCTGACCCTTCAGCAATTTCGTTCAGGGTTGATTCACTGCATTTCAGGTTCTCAAGTGAGCATATGTCACGCAGATGGGCAGCTATGGTTTTTGCGGTGAGTGCCCTGAACTGAACCTGTTCACACGCTGATTTTAGCTCCTTTGCAATGCCATAGCTGTCATTTGCAATGAGAATGATCGGCTGTCTGGAGATTTTGATTATGTCCAGGATGGCTCTTGCCCCGCCTTTATCTGCACTGCCGTGAAGATTGTCAGCTTCATCGAAGAGCAGCAGCTTTCTTTCTGCGCCGGTGAGGCTCATGGTTGTTGCACAGCTTCCGGCTATCTTCTCAATGATCGATTTTGTACGCTGATCGCTGGCGTTAAGCTCAATTATCTCCCACTTCATGTCATTCGCAAGAGCATATGCGGCAGAAGTTTTGCCTATACCCGGTTTGCCGTAGAGAAGAAGCGGCTCTCTTCCGAAATCCCAGTTTTTGGCCCATTCCGCCATTTGGCGGGCGGAATTCCGGTTACCAATGATATCTTTCAGAGTTTTCGGCCTGTATTTTTCAACCCAGTCAAGCATAGAACAGTACAGTTATTTATGGTTGTTATGTTGTAAAAATATCTGGTGTCCGGTAATGGAGCAGCCTTAATGTTCCGGATACAGAATCAGACATCTTATTTTATAAAAGGTTAAAATATAGGTCAGGATGGTGTTCGTTGTGGAGGAAAACTGTTCCACAGATAATATAGCAAAAACGGTCCGTGAATATGCGGGAGTAAGAAGGAAACATGCAATAGGTGAGATAGTTCATGCCTTCAATTTTCAGTCTGAGGATGTGGTCGTCTCTTTTGGAGAGGATGCGGCTCTCATACGGAATGGTAAGGATGGCCTTTTACTTGCTGCTGATGGTATCTGGAGCATGCTTATGCGGGCAGATCCGTACTGGGCGGGTTTCTGTGCTGTTCTTGTAAATGTTCATGATATTGCAGCTATGGGAGGTAAACCTCTTGCTATGGTTGATATTCTCTCTGTTGAGGATGAGAAGATCTGCCATGAGGTACTCAGGGGTATGTCAGATGCCTCATCAAAATTCGGAGTGCCTGTTGTAGGCGGGCATCTGCATCCTGATACGGATTTTTCAGCCATTGATGTGGCAATAATGGGCATTGTAAAGACTGATGATGCTATCTATTCCCATACTGCCTGTGCGGGTGACAGGGTTGTCGCCGCTTTTGATCTTGACGGGCGTATCCATCCTTCCTGTGCACTCAACTGGGACTCTGCGACACTCAGATCCCCTGAAGAGCTTCGTTTACAGATTGGGGTTATGCAGGAGCTTGGGCAGAGACATCTTGTCACTGCCGGAAAGGATATCAGCAATCCTGGTGTAATCGGGACTCTTGGAATGCTTCTTGAAACCAGCAGAAAAGGCGCTGTTATTGACCTTGCAAAGATTCCAAGGCCGGATCTCTCTGCACTTGACATCCCGTTCTCGCACTGGGTAAGGATGTATCCCGGAAT
This window harbors:
- a CDS encoding archaemetzincin family Zn-dependent metalloprotease — its product is MGILIFWDNDVDRDIRKSAEKMISVILDMPVKSQGNTVMLRGYDRTKNQNDASRILGDMQDFYTRRMGCGNSILIVTGKDLYIQGRDFVFGLARPGINVSIVSNARLKNSWYGRQDNVDDMIDRLVKEGTHELCHCMGLDHCDNPECIMYCPQTLDELDRKKKTLCEKCYQELNIYKFTESAD
- a CDS encoding UPF0146 family protein, coding for MYVMVCYKDIEAGIADYLSDNYSSAIEIGIGRNPDVAAALKERGVDVSAVDIRKYSDDYGIEFNCDDVYSPDLTLYADKEVIYSVRPGIEMIPSMISIADKVGSDLIVYHLGCEIYMDGGEIIDCGVILRKYC
- a CDS encoding replication factor C large subunit, translating into MLDWVEKYRPKTLKDIIGNRNSARQMAEWAKNWDFGREPLLLYGKPGIGKTSAAYALANDMKWEIIELNASDQRTKSIIEKIAGSCATTMSLTGAERKLLLFDEADNLHGSADKGGARAILDIIKISRQPIILIANDSYGIAKELKSACEQVQFRALTAKTIAAHLRDICSLENLKCSESTLNEIAEGSAGDMRSALNKLYAAGVGEESLTDEAVSTASKDERASIFDLVGSVLKSREDRRLLQLSAEISETPDVMSQWIEEGASYIKNEKKRAEAYHYLSESDIYIGRTFSRQYYTLWRYASALMLIGTAYAAEGEGISARIMPPSRWRKMAGARKQKGIRNSVFNSLSERYHMPSDTLRDDYVNLISVLIEKNPVGFARETGFDRDELDFFLHDRTKSADIIKQIKKEEKEREKAEKASKKREAPKRESTKKQPEIPEGKDQVTLKAAFQNNSSDENKACSKGINDDETTKKEPDCENGSLDKKRVTQATLFDGF
- a CDS encoding methanogenesis marker 2 protein — protein: MVFVVEENCSTDNIAKTVREYAGVRRKHAIGEIVHAFNFQSEDVVVSFGEDAALIRNGKDGLLLAADGIWSMLMRADPYWAGFCAVLVNVHDIAAMGGKPLAMVDILSVEDEKICHEVLRGMSDASSKFGVPVVGGHLHPDTDFSAIDVAIMGIVKTDDAIYSHTACAGDRVVAAFDLDGRIHPSCALNWDSATLRSPEELRLQIGVMQELGQRHLVTAGKDISNPGVIGTLGMLLETSRKGAVIDLAKIPRPDLSALDIPFSHWVRMYPGMGFILTAKEECVDEIISLFGAAGMQAADIGYVDDTSNLTIKYHNKESSVFDLTKEGIMGLYIE